In Chaetodon trifascialis isolate fChaTrf1 chromosome 6, fChaTrf1.hap1, whole genome shotgun sequence, one DNA window encodes the following:
- the cep120 gene encoding centrosomal protein of 120 kDa, translating into MATKTDQLLIVVSILEGRHFPKNPRLSLVVQAGFDGEQLSTDPVEHRDQPQFSTELAWELDRRTLHQHRLQRTPIKLQCFTVDSVSKKRESVGYIVLDLRSVQEVKTEPRWYPLLSSKYTKQRPALLLSMVLENDTKPSEPSPDRFKAKKAPPRQGSPAVTDLLPDNLEAVLIPDQGYHQIGPADHCSDMFVLSVTVAFATKLEQLIPSTMKLSAEGSEFFFYYTLLGNDITSEPFHNLLSPDFEPERASVRIRSSKQILQTFLSQQSSFQIHLCCGNHSLGSADISLSALSAVSVDLENKTATIEGAFILQPPKRIRQTLPALPADLQPTVGVAVTLRREDVAPQSLRNKEESGAQTRSNPPPSVPPSVPPDEQRPRSSSPVRKLPDSSPPGPPLSPSSHTESEAESLLKELQHGKDLAGLAAADLEVPVQHQSQTEAAAEGGASSVSVSAPKVSIPSSAHHFCFSLDLRSLGKLSLTHPIAATLRYSYQFFGSPAPIMTNPPVELQRNMEVSLPQSYCAFDFAALPQQLQDTFLRVPLVVEVWHRDSTSRDQLIGRASIQLSHLLRSERSRLLASTGEQSWRQTHQDRVPVVKTHRPSEKVAELSYVATLDDLGLVRAREVIVSDSSQNEPAFPTQPPSHPAAPRPAAPSPNPTSLGQTAPAAPRDTLEYRTALELELWKEEQEDLFDDQLRKKELSHMQALAEEWRRRDREREALVKKKEVEYNVLEEQLQKTLSDLEKREKQLVEAELETQRLQRELRAEHDLTQRELQESSRRLQKECEHRVALERDKVRLMEEERARLLQQIADGESRYKQLEKEFQLYREQQNIRPEFRLQSEINLLTLEKVELERKLESTTKSKLHYKQQWGRALKELARFKQREQENAMTRLKKQQAELEAMRLRYLATEQKEAVQQDRQELDSIRNELNRLKQQEEGRLGPASSLSGPAPTQSVNESADEHLSRLLEERDTLLRTGVYTHEDRIIAELNRQIQDAMRDRGNL; encoded by the exons ATGGCTACAAAGACAGACCAACTTCTTATCGTTGTGTCTATCCTGGAGG GTCGTCACTTCCCGAAGAATCCCCGGCTCAGCCTGGTGGTCCAGGCAGGGTTTGATGGTGAGCAGCTTTCCACAGACCCAGTGGAGCACAGAGATCAGCCACAGTTCAGCACCGAGCTGGCCTGGGAGCTCGACCGCAGGACGCTCCACCAACACAG actgcagaggactcccatcaaacttcagtgttttactgttgaCTCCGTGAGtaagaagagagagagtgtcgGCTACATCGTCCTGGACCTCCGATCTGTACAAGAAGTCAAGACG GAGCCTCGCTGGTATCCGTTGCTGAGCAGTAAATACACCAAACAGAgaccagccctcctcctcagcaTGGTGCTGGAGAATGACACCAAGCCCTCTGAACCCTCTCCTGATAGGTTCAAAGCCAAGAAGGCCCCGCCCCGACAAG GTTCTCCTGCAGTAACTGACCTGCTCCCAGACAACCTGGAGGCCGTACTGATCCCAGACCAGGGTTACCATCAAATTGGACCTGCAGATCACTGCTCTGACATGTTCGTCCTGTCCGTCACTGTGGCCTTTGCTACCAAACTAGAACAG TTGATTCCCAGCACTATGAAACTGTCAGCAGAGGGGTCAGAGTTCTTCTTCTACTACACTTTACTGGGGAACGACATCACCAGTGAGCCTTTCCACAACCTGCTGAGCCCCGACTTCGAGCCGGAGCGAGCCTCTGTGCGCATCCGCAGCAGCAAACAGATCCTCCAGACCTTCCTGTCGCAGCAGTCCAGTTTCCAG atccacCTGTGCTGTGGGAATCACTCTCTGGGCAGCGCAGACATCTCTCTCTCAGCcctgtctgctgtttctgtggatCTGGAGAACAAGACAGCGACCATAGAGGGGGCATTCATACTACAACCTCCTAAACGCATCAGACAGACACTGCCGGCTCTGCCTGCCGACCTGCAGCCGACCGTAGGAGTGGCTGTTACTCTGAGGAGGGAAGATGTCGCACCACAG TCTTTAAGGAATAAAGAAGAAAGTGGAGCTCAGACACGCTCCAACCCTCCCccatctgtccctccctctgttcctcctgaTGAGCAGAGACCTCGAAGCTCCTCTCCAGTCCGAAAACTTCCTGATTCttctcctcctggtcctcctctttctccttcctctcataCAGAGAGCGAAGCAGAGAGTCTCCTGAAGGAGCTTCAACATGGCAAAGACCTGGCAGGACTGGCAG CTGCAGATTTGGAGGTTCCTGTGCAGCACCAGAGtcagactgaagctgcagcagagggtggagcatcgtctgtcagtgtctcagcTCCCAAAGTGTCCATCCCATCCTCCGCCCATcacttctgcttctctctggaCCTCCGCAGCCTGGGAAAGCTCAGTCTGACACACCCCATCGCTGCCACACTCAG GTATTCGTATCAGTTCTTTGGCAGTCCAGCTCCCATCATGACCAATCCTCCAgtagagctgcagaggaacatGGAGGTGTCTCTGCCTCAGTCCTACTGTGCCTTTGACTTTGCTGCTCTGCCACAACAACTGCAAGACACATTCCTCAG agTTCCTCTGGTGGTGGAGGTTTGGCACAGAGACTCCACCAGCAGAGACCAACTGATAGGACGAGCCTCCATCCAGCTGTCTCACCTGCTGCGCTCTGAGAGGAGCAGATTACTGGCATcaacaggagagcagagctggagacagACTCACCAGGACCGGGTCCCCGTGGTCAAAACACACCG ACCCAGTGAAAAGGTGGCAGAGTTGAGCTATGTGGCTACACTGGACGACCTGGGATTGGTTAGAGCTAGAGAAGTCATCGTGTCCGACTCTTCTCAG AACGAACCTGCATTCCCCACACAGCCGCCCTCCCACCCTGCAGCACCCAGACCTGCTGCACCCAGCCCGAACCCCACCTCGCTGGGCCAAACAGCTCCGGCCGCCCCCAGAGACACCCTGGAGTATCGCACGGCTCTAGAGCTGGAGCTGtggaaggaggagcaggaggatcTGTTTGATGATCAG ctgaggAAGAAAGAGCTGAGCCACATGCAGGCTCTggcagaggagtggaggagaagagacagagagagagaagctctgGTCAAGAAGAAG GAGGTGGAGTATAATGTGTTGGAGGAGCAGCTCCAGAAGACGCTGTCTGATCTGGAGAAACGAGAGAAACAGCTGGTTGAGGCCGAGCTGGAG actcagaggctgcagagagagctgCGGGCAGAGCACGATCTGAcccagagggagctgcaggagagcagcaggaggctgcagaaGGAGTGTGAGCACCGGGTGGCcctggagagagacaaagttcggctgatggaggaggagagagcccggctgctgcagcag ATTGCAGACGGGGAGTCTCGTTATAAGCAGCTGGAAAAAGAGTTCCAGCTCTACAGAGAACAACAGAACATCAGGCCTGAGTTCAGGCTGCAGTCAGAGATCAACTTACTGACTCTAGAGAAG gtggagctggagaggaagctggagtcCACCACCAAGTCCAAGCTGCACTACAAGCAGCAGTGGGGGCGCGCCTTGAAAGAGCTGGCCAGGTTCAAACAG cgGGAGCAGGAAAACGCCATGACGCGTCTGAAGAAGCAGCAGGCGGAGCTTGAGGCCATGAGGCTGCGTTACCTAGCAACAGAGCAGAAGGAAGCTgttcagcaggacagacaggagctGGACAGCATCAGGAACGAACTCAACAG attaaagcagcaggaggagggcagGTTAGGCCCCGCCTCCTCCCTGTCTGGCCCTGCCCCCACTCAGAGTGTCAATGAGAGCGCTGATGAACACCTGAGCCgcctgctggaggagagagacactCTGCTGAGAACCGGAGTCTACACCCACGAGGACCGAATCATCGCTGAGCTCAACAGACAGATACAGGACGCCATGAGGGACAGGGGGAatctctga